CCATGATAGAGATAGCCCGCTCCGGCGGCCATCACCAGGAGCGTGGAGATCAGCGTCGTGGTAAAGAGAAGGCCCACGGGAGGTGCTTTGCGCCTGAGTCCGTGGCCCAGAAGGATGCCGACCATCACAAACTGTGTGAAAAAAAAGGCCGCTACCGGCAGATTGAAAAGAAAGAGCACGAAAAAAGTGCTCAACGCTGCGACCGCAAGTCCCATCCTGTGCCCGTATTTCCACGTGGTCAGGACAAGGAAGACCGGCGAGATGATCATAGGGATCAGGGAAGAAAAGAAAAACAGGGTCCCAACCGTTGCGACAACGAACCAGAGGTAAGGGGACTCCAGGAATTTTCTCGGACGGTTATCCATAGTTTGACCGTTTCAGGGATTGAACGCTTTTGACCTTGTTATACTCGGTGTTTTAAATGCTTGCGCATTGTTTCCAAAACGTATCATATACAAGTTCCGAAACCGTTTGTCATACCGAACCTGATCCGGCATCCATTCCTTTATTAGCTGGATTCCCCGATCGAGTCGTGGAATGACATCGTACTGCTGATTGATGACGCTCTGTTCAACGGGTTCTGACAGCAAAGGCCATGCGGTTACGGCCGGAAAGGTCCTGGATCACTTCAACCTTCCCGAATGAACGAGTTTCTTCAAACAGGGACTGTACGGCTTCTCCATGGTCTTCTCCGATCTCCAGGGCGATCAGTCCTGCGGGCTGCAGCAGGCGGGGGAGATCCGCGATCAACCGCCGGATCAGCAGCAGGCCGTCTTCGCCGCCGCAAAGGGCAGACTCCGGTTCAAAATCCCTCACCTCTGTCTGAAGTCTATCGAATGCCGGCAAAGGGATATACGGAAGGTTGGCCACAATTAGGTCGGCCCTGCAGCCGCTGCCGATGGCTGTCGCCAGATCTCCGCAGAGGATCTGAACGCGGTCTAAGACTTCATGCCGCCGGGCATTGCTTAGGGCTACGGAGAGGGCGTTCTCTTCCGAGTCCACGGCCAGTACGATGGCCTCCGGGCGCTCGCACGCCAGGGTCACCGCGATGCACCCGCTCCCTGTGCCCACATCCAGGATGCGGCGGGGACTCTTGATGCGTCCCAGGCATGCTTCGACCAGGAGTTCGGTTTCCGGCCGGGGGATCAGGACATCAGGGGTTACATGAAAGCTGCGCCCATAGAATGAGACTTCGCCCAGGATATACTGCAGAGGTTCCCGGCTGCACCTTCGTTTTACCAGATCGAAAAAATTTCCCCGTTCAGACTCCTTGAGAGTCCTTGGATCAAGATAAAGGTCCAACCGGCCCATACCGAGCGCCGAGGCCATGATGGCTTCGGCATCGACTCTCGGATTCGGAACACCCGAGGAGCAGAGAAGATTCTCGGCCCATGCCATCCACATACGGGCGTCTTGTTCAAGACACAAATCAGGGATCATATTCATTTCTGGTTTTTCTCCCATTTAGTGGGTAAAAAGGGTTTGAGGATTCCAGGGTTACGCTTCGCGTGCCCCGCTTTTCTCTATTTGTGTCTCCAATTCGCAATTAGAACCATAAGAGATGTATAAGGATCTAAGATAATCCAGTGTTTTTTCCCGTGTAGTGTTTGAGCACTTCACTTGACCCCTGGAATCCTTGACCCCTTGGCCCCTTTTGTTTTCACTCACTCTTTTAGAGAAGACCCTCATTTCTTCACAGAGTACCTTTCAAGGCCTCGGCCTGCATGGTGCTGGTCAGGGTACCGATGACTTCATCAAGATCCCCTTCCAGGATCGCATCGAGCCTGTATAGGGTGAGACCGATGCGGTGGTCGGTAATCCGGTTCTGCGGAAAGTTGTAGGTTCGAATCCGTTCACTCCGGTCCCCGGTCCCGATCTGGGATTTTCGATCCTTGGCAATCTTCTGTTCCTGCTCCTGTTGAAGCTGGTCTAAAAGCCTGGCCCGAAGGATTTTCATGCCCTTGTTCTTGTTTTTTAACTGGGACTTTTCATCCTGGCAGGAGACCACCATGCCGGAGGGAAGGTGTGTGATCCTGACCGCCGAGTCCGTGGTATTGACACTCTGGCCGCCGGGCCCTGAGGAACGGAACACATCAATCTTGAGATCCTTGGCGTCAATTTCCAACTCGACGTCTTCAGCTTCCGGGAGCACGGCCACGGTCA
This window of the Nitrospirae bacterium CG2_30_53_67 genome carries:
- a CDS encoding protein-(glutamine-N5) methyltransferase, release factor-specific — translated: MIPDLCLEQDARMWMAWAENLLCSSGVPNPRVDAEAIMASALGMGRLDLYLDPRTLKESERGNFFDLVKRRCSREPLQYILGEVSFYGRSFHVTPDVLIPRPETELLVEACLGRIKSPRRILDVGTGSGCIAVTLACERPEAIVLAVDSEENALSVALSNARRHEVLDRVQILCGDLATAIGSGCRADLIVANLPYIPLPAFDRLQTEVRDFEPESALCGGEDGLLLIRRLIADLPRLLQPAGLIALEIGEDHGEAVQSLFEETRSFGKVEVIQDLSGRNRMAFAVRTR